A genomic stretch from Schaalia odontolytica includes:
- the secD gene encoding protein translocase subunit SecD codes for MASDKRRPVRALVTLAVSVVTACAALAIGHVTQGVSPYPDLALDLKGGTQLILTPTVTGDGQREITEEDITQAISIIRNRIDASGVSESEISSLGSSNIMVSIPGTPSQEQLDLIRSSSQMNFRPVLRIGAAQGVIQNQQSAQTNTPQSGAQSGEQSGAQSGEQSGAQSGAATNEAAQSGVQSTAVDEATARGIADTNQDGIVSDTPATTPENASDLAWVTEQVVYDFLTLDCSASADVKRVEGASDKPYAACDDSGQIKYILGPVAVPGSDLKTATAGLARNSNGQTTGQWAVSLQFNDAGTEKFKDTSTILYGYHTSDPQGGSFYQGRPDRNSFAVVLDGTVITAPSMNAIIPNGQAEITGNFTAQSASTLANQLSFGSLPLNFEVESEQQISATIGTDHLTVGLWAAFIGFLLVIVYLIWQYRGLAVISAGSLVVASVITYLVIALLSWLMGYRLSLAGVAGLIMAIGVTTDSFIVYFERVRDEVRDGRPLQAAVEEGWDRAKRTILVSDAVNLVAAVVLYLLAVGGVQGFAFTLGVTTVIDIAVIFLFTHPMMELLIRTRFFGEGHKLSGLDPEHLGAKNSLVYAGRGRVVVRGESASKDKKDEVGDGLSIAERRRAARLAALKAEEEASSGESTDDVTVATEEEEN; via the coding sequence GTGGCATCAGATAAGCGACGCCCCGTGCGCGCGCTCGTGACCCTCGCTGTCTCCGTTGTGACGGCGTGTGCGGCACTGGCGATTGGGCACGTTACCCAGGGCGTATCCCCGTATCCCGACCTGGCCCTTGACCTGAAGGGCGGCACTCAGCTCATCCTGACCCCGACCGTGACCGGTGATGGACAGCGAGAGATCACCGAAGAGGACATCACTCAGGCGATCTCGATCATTCGCAACCGAATCGATGCCTCCGGTGTGTCCGAGTCTGAGATTTCGTCTCTGGGCAGCTCGAACATCATGGTGTCCATCCCCGGTACGCCCTCTCAGGAGCAGCTGGATCTGATTCGCTCGTCCTCCCAGATGAACTTCCGCCCCGTCCTACGCATCGGTGCGGCTCAGGGCGTCATTCAGAACCAGCAGTCCGCCCAGACGAATACGCCGCAGTCCGGAGCCCAGTCCGGCGAACAGTCCGGGGCCCAGTCTGGCGAGCAGTCCGGGGCCCAGTCCGGCGCTGCGACGAACGAGGCAGCCCAGTCCGGCGTGCAGTCCACCGCCGTGGACGAGGCGACTGCACGGGGGATCGCTGATACGAACCAGGATGGCATCGTGTCCGACACCCCCGCGACCACTCCCGAGAACGCCTCGGATCTTGCGTGGGTGACTGAGCAGGTCGTGTACGACTTCCTCACGCTTGACTGCTCGGCATCTGCCGACGTCAAGCGTGTTGAAGGGGCCTCCGACAAGCCCTATGCCGCGTGTGACGACTCCGGTCAGATTAAGTACATCCTCGGCCCCGTGGCTGTGCCCGGCTCGGATCTAAAGACCGCAACCGCCGGTCTTGCGCGCAACAGCAACGGCCAGACGACCGGCCAGTGGGCCGTGTCGCTGCAGTTCAATGACGCGGGCACCGAGAAGTTCAAGGACACTTCCACGATCCTGTACGGCTATCACACCTCCGATCCTCAGGGTGGGTCGTTCTACCAGGGGCGTCCCGACCGTAACTCCTTTGCAGTCGTCCTCGATGGTACAGTCATCACCGCACCTTCGATGAACGCGATCATCCCCAACGGCCAGGCTGAGATCACCGGTAACTTCACCGCTCAGTCCGCTTCGACGCTGGCCAACCAGCTGAGCTTCGGCTCGCTGCCGCTGAACTTCGAGGTTGAGTCGGAGCAGCAGATTTCCGCGACGATCGGTACCGACCATCTGACGGTCGGTCTGTGGGCAGCCTTCATCGGCTTCCTGCTCGTTATCGTCTACCTCATCTGGCAGTACCGCGGTCTGGCGGTTATCTCGGCCGGCTCGCTCGTCGTCGCCTCGGTCATCACCTACCTGGTGATCGCCCTGTTGTCCTGGCTGATGGGTTACCGCCTGTCGCTCGCGGGTGTCGCCGGTTTGATCATGGCCATCGGCGTCACGACCGACTCGTTCATCGTCTACTTCGAACGCGTGCGCGACGAAGTGCGTGACGGACGCCCCCTGCAGGCTGCCGTCGAAGAGGGCTGGGATCGCGCCAAGCGCACGATCCTGGTCTCCGACGCCGTCAACCTGGTGGCCGCCGTGGTTCTGTACCTTCTCGCCGTCGGCGGCGTTCAGGGCTTCGCCTTCACGCTTGGCGTCACGACCGTCATCGACATCGCGGTGATCTTCCTGTTCACCCACCCGATGATGGAGCTGCTGATTCGCACCCGCTTCTTCGGCGAGGGCCACAAGCTCTCGGGCCTCGACCCTGAGCACTTGGGTGCGAAGAACTCGCTCGTCTACGCGGGACGTGGACGTGTGGTCGTGCGCGGCGAGTCCGCTTCGAAGGACAAGAAAGACGAGGTCGGGGACGGTCTGTCGATTGCTGAGCGTCGCCGTGCTGCACGTCTGGCCGCCCTAAAGGCGGAGGAAGAGGCGTCGTCGGGTGAGTCCACGGACGATGTCACGGTGGCGACCGAGGAAGAGGAGAACTGA
- the hisS gene encoding histidine--tRNA ligase: MVRTSLSGFPEWLPEGRIIEMHVLDELRRVFELHGFAGIETRAVETLEQLEAKGETSKEIYVLDRLQALKAAELGARAPKDKGMGLHFDLTVPFARYVVENANELDFPFKRYQIQKVWRGERPQDGRFREFTQADIDVVGNGELPFHFEVDLPLVMAEALNNLPIPPVRVLVNNRKVVQGVCDSLGVTDVEGALRGLDKIDKIGPEGVAVELAQSGISGDQASVLLRMAQVRSCDSAEIRQRLADLGVSGELLEEGLRELTELLDTANKRMPGVVVADLKIARGLDYYTGSVYESEIEGHEDLGSICSGGRYDSLAKDGKRTYPGVGLSIGVSRLVSRMISAPMVKASRKVPTAVVVAVITEDQRERSEAIAAALRARGISTDVAPSAAKFGKQIKFADKRGIPFVWFPGDDGAADTVKDIRTGEQVEADPATWTIPASDAVASVERVTD; the protein is encoded by the coding sequence ATGGTTCGCACGTCCCTGTCCGGTTTTCCCGAATGGCTCCCCGAGGGGCGCATCATTGAGATGCACGTCCTCGACGAGCTGCGGCGCGTGTTTGAATTGCATGGCTTCGCGGGTATCGAAACCCGTGCGGTCGAGACCCTGGAACAGCTGGAGGCGAAGGGCGAAACCTCCAAGGAGATCTACGTGCTCGACCGCCTGCAGGCCCTCAAGGCGGCTGAGTTGGGGGCGCGTGCTCCCAAGGACAAGGGTATGGGGCTGCACTTCGATCTGACGGTGCCTTTCGCGCGTTACGTCGTGGAGAATGCCAACGAACTGGATTTCCCCTTCAAGCGCTATCAGATCCAGAAAGTCTGGCGTGGTGAGCGTCCCCAGGATGGTCGTTTCCGTGAGTTCACGCAGGCGGACATCGACGTCGTCGGTAACGGCGAGCTCCCCTTCCACTTTGAGGTCGACCTGCCGCTCGTGATGGCTGAGGCCCTCAACAACCTGCCGATCCCTCCCGTTCGCGTGCTCGTCAATAACCGCAAGGTCGTCCAGGGGGTGTGTGACTCCCTGGGTGTGACCGACGTCGAAGGTGCCCTGCGTGGCCTTGACAAGATTGACAAGATCGGACCGGAGGGCGTGGCCGTAGAGCTCGCCCAGTCCGGCATTAGCGGTGATCAGGCCTCCGTCCTGTTGCGTATGGCGCAGGTCCGCTCCTGTGACTCGGCTGAGATTCGTCAGCGCCTGGCTGACCTCGGTGTGAGCGGCGAGCTGCTCGAAGAGGGGCTGCGTGAGCTGACCGAGTTGCTTGATACGGCGAACAAGCGCATGCCCGGAGTCGTCGTCGCAGACCTGAAGATCGCGCGCGGCCTCGACTACTACACGGGTAGCGTCTACGAGTCCGAGATCGAAGGCCATGAGGACCTGGGGTCGATCTGCTCGGGTGGCCGCTATGACTCTCTCGCGAAGGACGGCAAGCGCACCTACCCGGGCGTGGGTCTGTCAATTGGTGTCTCGCGCCTCGTGTCGCGCATGATTTCCGCGCCGATGGTCAAGGCGTCACGCAAGGTTCCCACGGCGGTCGTCGTCGCGGTCATCACCGAGGATCAGCGCGAGCGTTCCGAGGCGATTGCGGCAGCGCTGCGCGCACGTGGGATTTCAACGGACGTCGCACCGAGCGCCGCCAAGTTCGGCAAGCAGATCAAGTTCGCTGACAAGCGTGGCATTCCCTTCGTCTGGTTCCCCGGTGATGATGGGGCGGCGGACACGGTCAAGGACATTCGCACCGGAGAGCAGGTGGAGGCCGATCCGGCGACCTGGACGATTCCGGCCTCAGACGCGGTCGCCTCCGTCGAGAGGGTGACGGACTGA
- the ruvB gene encoding Holliday junction branch migration DNA helicase RuvB codes for MDPGFDVDTMRIVAPDAGELERAAEAALRPKKLSEFVGQRVVRGQLQLVLDAARMRSACPDHVLLAGPPGLGKTTLAMIVAAEMGTSLRLTSGPAIQHAGDLAAILSGLQEGDILFIDEIHRLARTAEEMLYLAMEDFRVDVVVGKGPGATSIPLTLPPFTVVGATTRSGLLPAPLRDRFGFTAHLEFYETDELQSVVTRSASLLGSPIDAQAAHEIASRSRGTPRIANRLLRRVVDYAQVHGDGQLTLNAARGALELFEVDPSGLDRLDRAVLEAICRRFAGGPVGLTTLSVTIGEEAETVETVAEPYLVREGFLVRTNRGRMATPKAWTHLGLTPPTPDGALFD; via the coding sequence ATGGATCCCGGATTCGACGTTGATACGATGCGCATCGTCGCCCCCGATGCCGGAGAGCTCGAGCGTGCGGCCGAGGCGGCTCTGCGCCCCAAGAAGCTCTCGGAGTTCGTTGGCCAGCGCGTCGTGCGAGGCCAGCTGCAGCTCGTCCTTGACGCAGCTCGTATGCGTTCGGCCTGCCCCGACCATGTCCTCCTCGCAGGTCCTCCCGGATTGGGTAAGACGACGCTAGCGATGATCGTCGCGGCTGAAATGGGTACTTCTTTGCGGCTCACTTCCGGACCCGCGATTCAACACGCCGGCGATCTCGCGGCGATTTTGTCAGGCCTACAAGAAGGCGACATCCTTTTCATCGACGAGATTCACCGCCTTGCGCGCACCGCCGAAGAAATGCTGTACCTCGCGATGGAGGACTTCCGTGTCGACGTCGTCGTGGGCAAGGGGCCCGGTGCGACCTCGATCCCGCTGACCCTTCCTCCTTTTACGGTTGTCGGAGCGACGACTCGATCCGGCCTTCTGCCGGCCCCGTTGCGCGACCGCTTTGGCTTCACGGCCCATCTCGAGTTCTACGAGACGGACGAGCTGCAATCCGTGGTTACCCGCTCGGCCTCGCTGCTGGGATCGCCCATCGACGCGCAGGCCGCGCACGAGATCGCTTCGCGCTCGCGCGGAACGCCGCGAATCGCAAACCGCCTCCTGCGCCGCGTCGTCGACTACGCCCAGGTGCACGGCGATGGACAGCTCACCCTCAACGCCGCACGCGGCGCTCTCGAACTCTTTGAGGTTGACCCCTCCGGCCTGGACCGGCTCGACCGCGCGGTCCTCGAGGCCATCTGCCGCCGCTTTGCAGGCGGCCCGGTGGGCCTCACGACCCTGTCCGTGACGATCGGCGAGGAAGCAGAGACGGTCGAAACAGTCGCCGAACCGTATCTCGTGCGCGAAGGATTCCTTGTTCGCACCAACCGGGGGCGCATGGCAACCCCCAAGGCGTGGACTCACCTTGGCCTGACCCCACCCACCCCGGATGGGGCGCTCTTCGACTAG
- a CDS encoding preprotein translocase subunit YajC has product MNNYTLVILIVVMVAFMWWSSTSRKKQMAKMEQEKRDQLAAVKPGEWVRTRVGFWGRFVDLDGDIIVLETTDGHEMYWEREMIAEIGGQPPLADTEQADALETAVETAEEDEKVLGLDEPTGTDEQQK; this is encoded by the coding sequence ATGAACAACTACACCCTCGTGATCCTGATCGTCGTCATGGTCGCTTTTATGTGGTGGAGCTCGACCTCCCGCAAGAAGCAGATGGCAAAGATGGAGCAGGAAAAGCGCGACCAGCTCGCCGCCGTGAAGCCCGGAGAATGGGTTCGCACCCGCGTTGGCTTCTGGGGTCGTTTTGTCGACCTCGACGGCGACATCATCGTCCTGGAGACCACCGACGGGCACGAGATGTATTGGGAGCGTGAAATGATCGCCGAGATCGGCGGCCAGCCGCCCCTCGCTGACACTGAGCAGGCGGACGCGCTCGAGACCGCCGTCGAGACCGCTGAAGAGGATGAGAAGGTCCTCGGACTCGACGAGCCGACCGGCACCGACGAGCAGCAGAAGTAA
- a CDS encoding adenine phosphoribosyltransferase translates to MIGELGDRIAALVQSNMLEIPDFPEPGVLFRDITELFANGPAFKELVELIGARYAGRIDAVAGLESRGFILGAPVAAELGLGMLTIRKAGKLPGHVIGVDYALEYGTARMEMHPESVHEGQRVLIIDDVLATGGTANAAVSLLRQCGASVEAVAVLLELDVLGGRSALSGITVESALHL, encoded by the coding sequence ATGATCGGTGAGCTTGGCGATCGTATCGCCGCTCTGGTTCAGAGCAACATGCTGGAGATTCCAGATTTTCCGGAGCCCGGCGTCCTGTTCCGCGACATCACTGAGCTGTTCGCGAACGGCCCGGCTTTCAAGGAACTGGTCGAGTTGATCGGTGCCCGCTATGCGGGGCGAATCGACGCTGTCGCGGGCCTCGAGTCGCGTGGTTTCATCCTCGGAGCGCCCGTCGCCGCTGAGCTCGGCCTTGGCATGCTGACGATCCGCAAGGCCGGCAAGCTGCCCGGCCACGTGATCGGCGTGGACTACGCGCTCGAGTACGGGACTGCTCGCATGGAGATGCACCCCGAGTCCGTCCACGAGGGACAGCGCGTCCTCATCATTGACGACGTGCTCGCTACGGGCGGTACCGCGAACGCCGCGGTGAGCCTGCTGCGTCAGTGCGGAGCCTCCGTTGAGGCCGTGGCCGTTTTGCTCGAACTCGACGTGCTTGGCGGTCGCTCGGCGCTGTCGGGCATCACCGTGGAGAGCGCGCTTCACCTGTGA
- a CDS encoding DUF349 domain-containing protein, with the protein MTTTPIPNNEAAPESAASTSEEAVASRTIAASEVPEHPFARIGEDGTVYVKDGDEERVIGGFPEGIPASPYALYERRYADLAATIKLFEDRLATLSPRDIDQTLATLREQVVSPNVIGDIPALRERVAAVAKAGEERKEIAREERKAAKAQALAERTSVVERAESIVAQDPAKTHWKQSGQTLRDLLDEWKNLQRRGPRLEKAVEDELWKRFSSARTQFDRHRRQYFSQLDQAQSEAKRVKEALIAEAEALSSSEDWSRTSGAYRELMNRWKAAPRASRREDDALWARFRAAQQVFFDARRAKDEATDAEYRENLVAKEAILVDAEAILPVTDIDRAKAQLRQIQDRWEDVGRVPSSDLHRIEGRLRAVEAAVRDAEEKEWRRTNPETRARAAGMVGQLEEQIAQLERSLAEAESKGDDKAAKSVRETLETKRAWLAQISSSME; encoded by the coding sequence GTGACCACGACGCCGATTCCGAATAATGAAGCCGCTCCCGAATCTGCCGCCTCGACGTCTGAGGAGGCCGTTGCCTCGAGGACGATCGCAGCGTCCGAGGTGCCCGAGCACCCCTTCGCCCGCATTGGCGAAGACGGGACTGTCTATGTCAAGGATGGAGACGAGGAGCGCGTCATCGGCGGCTTCCCCGAGGGTATTCCCGCCTCTCCCTACGCCCTTTACGAGCGTCGGTACGCCGACCTTGCGGCCACGATCAAGCTGTTCGAGGATCGCCTGGCCACCCTGAGTCCGCGCGACATCGATCAGACGCTTGCGACGCTGCGTGAGCAGGTTGTTTCGCCCAACGTTATCGGTGACATCCCGGCGCTGCGCGAGCGCGTCGCGGCCGTTGCGAAGGCCGGCGAGGAACGCAAGGAAATCGCGCGCGAAGAGCGCAAGGCTGCGAAGGCTCAGGCTCTCGCCGAGCGCACCTCCGTTGTCGAGCGCGCGGAGTCGATCGTTGCGCAGGATCCCGCAAAGACCCACTGGAAGCAGTCCGGACAGACGCTGCGCGATCTGCTTGACGAGTGGAAGAATCTTCAGCGTCGCGGTCCCCGACTGGAGAAGGCCGTGGAGGACGAGCTGTGGAAGCGCTTCTCCTCTGCTCGCACGCAGTTCGATCGTCACCGTCGCCAGTACTTCTCCCAGCTCGATCAGGCTCAGTCTGAGGCCAAGCGTGTGAAGGAAGCTCTCATTGCCGAGGCTGAGGCCCTGTCCTCGTCCGAGGATTGGTCGCGCACGTCCGGTGCTTACCGTGAACTCATGAACCGCTGGAAGGCCGCCCCCCGCGCGTCCCGCAGGGAAGACGATGCCCTGTGGGCTCGCTTCCGCGCTGCCCAGCAGGTCTTCTTCGACGCACGTCGTGCCAAGGACGAAGCCACTGACGCCGAGTATCGCGAGAACCTCGTCGCGAAGGAAGCGATCCTCGTGGACGCCGAGGCGATCCTGCCGGTCACCGATATCGATCGTGCCAAGGCTCAGCTGCGCCAGATTCAGGACCGCTGGGAAGATGTTGGTCGCGTGCCGTCCTCCGACCTACACCGCATCGAGGGCCGCCTGCGTGCCGTTGAGGCCGCGGTCCGTGACGCTGAGGAGAAGGAATGGCGCCGCACCAACCCGGAGACACGCGCCCGCGCGGCCGGTATGGTCGGTCAGCTCGAAGAGCAGATCGCTCAGCTTGAGCGTTCCCTCGCCGAGGCTGAGTCCAAGGGCGACGACAAGGCTGCCAAGAGCGTGCGCGAGACCCTTGAGACCAAGCGTGCCTGGCTCGCGCAGATCTCCTCGTCCATGGAGTGA
- a CDS encoding RelA/SpoT family protein produces the protein MSSDDMTTGSALPAAGSRVRSGLVWFGSRGRATIPEIEPLVRALRANHPKADISVVERAYRTAEEHHRGQMRKSGEPYITHPVAVATILAEMGMTTPTLVAALLHDTVEDTDYTLEQLAAEYGEAIANLVDGVTKLDKVHYGASAQSETLRKMLVAMSRDIRVLLIKLGDRLHNARTWRFVPAKSAAKKAQETLEIYAPLAHRLGMNMVKWELEELSFKTLYPEIYDEIDRLVTERAPQREEYLRDVIDQIEEDLRRSGTKGTVSGRPKSHYSIYQKMIVRGKAFDEVFDLVAVRVLVESIKDCYGVLGSLHGRWNPIPGRFKDYIAMPKFNLYQSLHTTVIGPGGKPVEIQIRTFDMHERAEHGVAAHWKYKQNPNASGGDSDRMSSDEQANWLRALVEMERETGDPEEFLDSLRYEIAGDEVYVFTPKGQVIVLPARATPVDFAYAVHTEVGHRTVGAKVNGRLVSLDTRLESGETVEVVTSKSDKSGPSRDWLAFVASPRARSKIKAWFSKERREEAIEAGKEALARTMRKQNLPLQRLMNHESILSVATSFGYPDVSGLYAAVGEGHISAQNVVTRLVDNLGGGDGTEETLSEGVTPGSQKPRSEASGDAAITVAGLSPNDIWVKPAKCCTPVPGDDIVGFITRGQGVSVHRSTCANAVRLGQLQPERFVDVSWNEKGLGSPFRVQIEVRALDRGGLLSDLTRVLSDYRVNILAAALKTDGDQVVSGNFSFELADLGHLNAVLSALRRVDGVFEAVRIGADS, from the coding sequence ATGAGCAGCGACGACATGACAACAGGCTCCGCGCTTCCCGCGGCTGGTTCCCGGGTGCGCTCCGGCCTCGTCTGGTTTGGCTCGCGCGGGCGGGCTACTATCCCTGAGATTGAGCCGCTGGTACGCGCGCTGCGAGCGAACCATCCGAAGGCGGATATCAGCGTCGTCGAGCGCGCCTATCGCACCGCTGAGGAACATCACCGCGGGCAGATGCGCAAGTCAGGCGAACCGTATATCACCCATCCGGTTGCCGTTGCGACCATCCTTGCCGAGATGGGCATGACGACGCCGACGCTTGTCGCCGCGCTGTTGCACGACACCGTCGAGGACACCGACTATACCCTTGAACAGCTGGCAGCAGAGTACGGTGAGGCAATTGCAAACCTCGTCGACGGCGTGACCAAGCTGGACAAGGTGCACTACGGTGCCTCAGCCCAATCTGAGACGCTGCGCAAGATGCTCGTCGCGATGAGCCGTGATATTCGAGTGCTGCTCATCAAGCTGGGCGACCGCCTGCACAACGCCCGCACATGGCGCTTCGTGCCGGCTAAGTCTGCTGCCAAGAAGGCTCAGGAGACACTCGAGATTTACGCGCCGCTGGCTCACCGCCTCGGCATGAACATGGTCAAGTGGGAGCTCGAGGAGCTGTCTTTCAAGACCCTGTATCCGGAGATCTACGACGAGATCGATCGCCTGGTCACGGAGCGCGCCCCGCAGCGCGAGGAGTATCTGCGTGATGTCATTGATCAGATCGAGGAGGATCTGCGTCGCTCGGGTACGAAGGGGACGGTGAGCGGTCGTCCGAAGAGTCACTATTCGATCTACCAAAAGATGATCGTGCGCGGAAAGGCGTTCGACGAGGTATTCGACCTGGTCGCGGTGCGCGTCCTCGTCGAATCGATCAAGGATTGCTACGGGGTTCTCGGATCGCTGCACGGGCGCTGGAACCCGATCCCGGGTCGATTCAAAGACTACATCGCGATGCCGAAGTTCAACCTGTACCAGTCGCTGCACACGACGGTCATCGGTCCCGGCGGTAAACCGGTGGAGATCCAGATCCGGACCTTCGACATGCATGAGCGCGCCGAGCACGGTGTAGCGGCGCACTGGAAGTACAAGCAGAACCCGAACGCGTCGGGCGGGGATTCTGATCGCATGAGCTCGGATGAGCAGGCGAACTGGCTGCGTGCGCTCGTGGAAATGGAACGTGAGACGGGTGACCCCGAAGAGTTCCTGGATTCGCTGCGCTACGAGATTGCCGGCGATGAAGTGTACGTGTTTACACCTAAGGGGCAGGTCATCGTGCTGCCGGCGCGCGCGACGCCCGTCGACTTTGCCTACGCGGTCCATACCGAGGTCGGACATCGCACAGTCGGGGCCAAGGTGAATGGGCGTCTCGTCTCCCTGGATACCCGACTGGAATCGGGTGAGACGGTCGAGGTCGTCACATCGAAGTCGGACAAGTCGGGACCATCTCGTGACTGGCTTGCCTTCGTCGCATCCCCGCGCGCGCGCTCGAAGATCAAGGCATGGTTCTCGAAGGAGCGTCGTGAGGAAGCCATCGAGGCCGGTAAGGAAGCGCTGGCCCGCACGATGCGCAAGCAGAACCTGCCTCTGCAGCGCCTGATGAACCACGAGTCGATCCTGTCGGTGGCGACGTCCTTCGGGTATCCGGATGTGTCCGGCCTCTACGCGGCCGTCGGCGAGGGGCATATTTCTGCCCAGAACGTCGTGACCCGACTCGTCGACAACCTGGGCGGGGGCGACGGTACCGAGGAGACGCTGTCCGAGGGCGTCACGCCGGGCTCGCAGAAGCCTCGCTCGGAGGCCTCTGGGGATGCCGCGATCACAGTCGCGGGCCTGAGTCCAAATGACATCTGGGTGAAGCCGGCTAAGTGTTGCACGCCTGTTCCCGGTGATGACATCGTCGGTTTCATTACGAGAGGACAGGGAGTCTCGGTTCACCGAAGCACGTGTGCAAACGCTGTGCGCCTCGGGCAGCTGCAGCCCGAGCGTTTCGTCGATGTCTCGTGGAACGAGAAGGGGCTGGGATCCCCCTTCCGCGTGCAGATCGAGGTGCGTGCCCTTGATCGCGGTGGTCTGCTCTCCGATCTGACACGTGTCCTGTCCGACTACCGCGTCAACATTCTCGCCGCAGCCCTCAAGACCGACGGCGACCAGGTCGTATCGGGCAACTTCTCCTTCGAGCTTGCCGACCTCGGTCATCTCAACGCGGTCCTGTCAGCCCTGCGTCGGGTCGACGGTGTCTTTGAGGCAGTGCGCATCGGAGCTGACTCATAG
- the secF gene encoding protein translocase subunit SecF — protein MMSFAQWGNALYSGDKSYAVVPKRKVFVGLAAGVLVLGFALVAIMGLNRSIEFTGGSQFDVAHVSDQSESFASRAVSATGLVEAAPKVTRVGSDSVRIQTTSLDSGQTAQMRDALASAYGVDATEVQSSSIGPSWGSSVTTKAAQSLVIFMALVALLMTVYFRSWRMAASALLALLHDIAVTVGVFAIAQVEVSPATVIGFLTILGYSLYDTVVVFDKVRELTSDVYEQKHYTFAEYVNLAVNQTMVRSINTSVVALLPVGAILIIGTAALGPGTLVDISLALFIGMIAGTYSSIFIASPLLVTFQELSIKTREHNAAVEHERGHRTATGESSTPKSVKVAPIKPGKRLGNENQPHRKKNHR, from the coding sequence ATGATGAGTTTTGCTCAGTGGGGTAACGCCCTGTACTCGGGCGACAAGTCTTACGCCGTCGTCCCCAAACGCAAGGTCTTCGTCGGACTCGCTGCCGGCGTCCTTGTTCTCGGTTTTGCGCTCGTGGCAATCATGGGACTGAATCGTTCGATTGAGTTCACCGGCGGCTCGCAGTTCGACGTCGCTCACGTGAGTGACCAGAGTGAGTCCTTCGCATCCCGTGCGGTGAGTGCGACCGGCCTCGTCGAGGCTGCTCCTAAGGTCACGCGCGTGGGTTCCGACTCCGTGCGCATCCAGACCACCTCCCTTGACTCTGGACAGACCGCGCAGATGCGTGACGCGCTGGCGAGTGCCTACGGCGTCGATGCCACCGAGGTTCAGTCCTCCTCGATCGGCCCTTCCTGGGGTTCGTCGGTCACCACGAAGGCCGCACAGTCGCTCGTTATCTTCATGGCCCTCGTCGCCCTGCTGATGACGGTGTACTTCCGCTCGTGGCGCATGGCAGCCTCGGCGCTCCTCGCCCTCCTGCACGATATCGCCGTCACCGTCGGTGTCTTCGCGATTGCGCAGGTCGAGGTCTCGCCCGCGACCGTCATCGGCTTCCTGACGATTCTGGGCTACTCGCTCTATGACACCGTCGTCGTCTTCGACAAGGTGCGTGAGCTGACCTCAGACGTCTACGAGCAGAAGCACTACACCTTCGCGGAGTACGTGAATCTCGCTGTGAACCAGACTATGGTTCGTTCGATCAACACCTCGGTTGTGGCGCTTCTCCCCGTCGGTGCGATCCTCATCATCGGTACCGCTGCCCTGGGCCCGGGTACCCTGGTGGATATCTCGCTGGCCCTGTTCATCGGCATGATTGCCGGTACCTACTCGTCGATCTTTATCGCCTCCCCGCTGCTGGTGACATTCCAGGAGCTCTCGATCAAGACTCGCGAGCACAACGCGGCGGTCGAGCACGAGCGCGGCCACCGCACCGCCACTGGCGAGTCTTCCACGCCGAAGTCCGTCAAGGTGGCTCCGATCAAGCCCGGAAAGCGTCTGGGTAATGAGAACCAGCCACATAGGAAGAAGAACCATCGATGA
- a CDS encoding MBL fold metallo-hydrolase, with product MRLHVIPSPFYAANGLVLVPSGAGTALVVDPSAGIQHLIREVLGLEGVSVGAVLLTHGHPDHVWDAAEVSTWGPDGATVPVYVPGPDMYRMDDPASFLPMPLPDFVGDWVKPTDLREAPSDSFEVVPGLWLRMVPAPGHTEGSAVFLGESPLDIRVNNQSFYSSSEPVPWAMSADVLFKDSVGRTDLPGGDETQMRHSLRTISNALDPRTVLVPGHGPATTLSDEITSNQYLIRARRIG from the coding sequence ATGCGGCTTCACGTGATTCCGTCGCCTTTCTACGCGGCGAATGGGCTTGTGCTCGTCCCTTCCGGGGCGGGCACAGCCCTTGTTGTCGATCCCTCCGCCGGCATTCAGCACCTGATCCGCGAGGTCCTCGGGCTTGAGGGCGTGAGTGTCGGCGCGGTGCTGCTCACTCACGGGCACCCCGACCACGTCTGGGATGCCGCTGAGGTCTCCACGTGGGGACCCGATGGTGCCACCGTCCCCGTGTACGTGCCCGGACCCGACATGTATCGTATGGATGACCCGGCTTCGTTCCTGCCGATGCCGCTGCCGGACTTCGTCGGCGACTGGGTGAAGCCCACCGACTTGCGCGAGGCACCCAGCGATTCCTTCGAGGTAGTCCCGGGCCTGTGGTTGCGCATGGTCCCGGCTCCTGGCCACACGGAAGGATCTGCAGTCTTCCTGGGTGAGAGCCCTCTGGACATTCGTGTGAACAATCAATCCTTCTACTCGTCGAGCGAGCCGGTTCCGTGGGCGATGAGCGCGGACGTGCTCTTCAAGGACAGCGTTGGGCGCACCGACCTGCCAGGCGGTGATGAAACGCAAATGCGTCACTCGCTGCGTACCATTTCTAACGCTCTTGACCCGCGCACAGTCCTTGTTCCCGGTCACGGGCCGGCGACGACGCTGAGCGATGAGATAACCTCGAATCAGTATTTGATCCGCGCACGCCGTATCGGCTAA